In Synechococcus sp. PCC 6312, one genomic interval encodes:
- a CDS encoding NHLP bacteriocin export ABC transporter permease/ATPase subunit, translated as MSQSLEITGKLTSTWFVQEGFAAIFSVQSQHSRQQPLFIMPQGSIIFGLPVCEELCVRARAIGSSRVTPINFAEADPSLGILPKPRQQWLEVLAQQMYVRPELVHPHPSGYAFAPQLPIELGPGEVFRLPLESCYWVMVLAGEVYFQGNVQIPAGSLFPLTMYSWVLAKTAATLTLEPFLEYPHQLTSPQMTGWHWFGEQYLAWLIAAVQAQTVQEFAKIATYETNHRQTLENAYGQFDNVLVKRTLGSSQANPLNVALHRLGKIAGLEFSGNLKLDTFNLSLSDQIQAIARASRIRVRRVQLVGQWWRQDSGVMLGVMAETGIPIVLTPQNNHSYTVFNSATQLTLPILDFKPSQLEPSAYVFTRPLARRLQGAWNLVRFALHRRWHLLGLVLLIALVMQVLLVIIPAQLYHILIDQAIPAANYTLLTQLGIGLFASVIAVAFFQFLQGMIILQVETWAEFDTQAAVWDRVLELPANFFRNYSTGGLTNRIFSVTEMRKLLTGSTLQAVITGLVSLGNLGMMFYLDSTLTWIAIGLMTVIVLVTFLHAWFILNIYEKMRQLTGNLYGMVVQLMTAAKTLQVTGAVPRAFLNWSSLYSQQQQLTLASQTWGDSLQLFNQGATLTSTAILFGVIGFTVESGELSTGNFVGFNTLYTNFFQNATHFAYALIGLLPVVSLWRQVEPILQTPLEVSPQSYDPGQLQGAVQVVQVCYRYQPDAPLTLNQINLEARPGEFIALVGPSGSGKSTLFRLLLGFDQPETGGIFYDGQELSQLDLPLVRRQIGLVLQHSRLLPGSIFENIACGETISRDQAWEVLEQANLAKEVSELPMQLETRISEGGGNFSGGQIQRLLIARALAHNPKILLFDEATSALDNQTQALITATLNQLQITRIIVAHRLSTIRQAQRIYVLEQGQILQVGTFEELVSQPGLFANLARRQLV; from the coding sequence ATGAGCCAGAGTCTTGAAATTACCGGAAAACTGACATCTACTTGGTTTGTCCAGGAGGGCTTTGCTGCGATCTTTTCCGTTCAATCTCAGCATTCAAGACAACAGCCCCTCTTTATCATGCCTCAAGGCTCAATCATTTTTGGCTTGCCCGTGTGTGAGGAATTATGCGTCCGGGCCAGAGCCATTGGTAGCAGCAGGGTTACTCCCATAAATTTTGCCGAAGCAGATCCGTCTCTGGGAATTTTGCCAAAGCCGAGGCAGCAGTGGTTGGAAGTTCTCGCCCAGCAAATGTATGTTCGTCCAGAACTTGTCCACCCTCATCCTTCCGGTTATGCCTTTGCACCCCAATTACCAATTGAACTAGGGCCTGGAGAGGTTTTCCGGCTTCCCCTAGAATCCTGTTATTGGGTTATGGTGCTGGCTGGGGAGGTATATTTTCAAGGCAATGTTCAAATCCCGGCCGGGAGCCTCTTCCCCCTCACTATGTACTCTTGGGTGTTAGCCAAAACAGCAGCAACCTTGACTTTGGAACCTTTTTTAGAATATCCACATCAACTGACTAGCCCTCAAATGACGGGTTGGCATTGGTTTGGGGAACAATACCTGGCCTGGTTAATTGCTGCTGTTCAAGCCCAGACGGTTCAGGAGTTTGCCAAAATCGCAACTTACGAAACCAACCATCGCCAAACCCTGGAGAATGCTTATGGTCAATTTGACAATGTTTTAGTTAAACGAACCTTAGGTAGCTCCCAGGCCAATCCCCTTAATGTGGCATTACATCGGTTAGGGAAAATTGCTGGTTTAGAGTTTTCAGGGAATCTTAAACTAGATACGTTCAACCTCAGCTTATCTGACCAGATTCAAGCTATTGCCCGTGCTTCCCGAATTCGAGTCCGACGGGTGCAGTTAGTGGGGCAGTGGTGGCGACAGGATTCCGGAGTAATGTTGGGGGTTATGGCCGAAACAGGAATTCCGATTGTCCTCACTCCCCAAAATAATCATTCCTATACAGTATTTAATTCCGCAACTCAACTTACCTTACCTATCCTTGACTTTAAACCCAGTCAACTCGAACCTTCTGCTTATGTTTTCACCCGTCCTTTAGCACGGCGACTTCAAGGGGCTTGGAACTTGGTCAGGTTTGCCCTACATCGGCGGTGGCATCTATTGGGGCTGGTGTTGCTAATAGCTTTGGTGATGCAAGTACTTTTAGTCATCATCCCCGCCCAGCTTTATCACATTTTGATCGACCAGGCCATTCCCGCAGCCAATTACACACTTTTGACTCAACTGGGAATCGGCCTCTTTGCTTCTGTAATTGCCGTGGCCTTCTTTCAGTTTTTGCAAGGAATGATCATCCTACAAGTGGAAACATGGGCAGAATTTGACACCCAAGCCGCCGTCTGGGATCGGGTCTTGGAGTTACCTGCTAACTTTTTTCGCAATTATTCAACTGGGGGACTCACAAACCGTATCTTTAGTGTCACCGAAATGCGTAAGCTCCTGACTGGCTCAACTTTACAAGCGGTGATTACCGGATTAGTTTCCTTAGGGAACTTGGGGATGATGTTTTATCTCGACTCAACCCTGACCTGGATCGCCATTGGTTTAATGACTGTCATTGTTCTGGTGACCTTTCTCCATGCTTGGTTTATTCTCAATATCTACGAAAAAATGCGGCAATTGACAGGTAATCTCTATGGCATGGTAGTGCAACTGATGACAGCAGCAAAGACATTACAGGTCACGGGTGCTGTGCCGCGGGCATTCTTGAATTGGAGCAGCCTTTATAGTCAACAGCAACAATTAACCTTGGCCAGCCAAACTTGGGGAGATAGCCTGCAATTGTTTAATCAGGGGGCAACTCTCACCAGTACGGCGATTCTTTTTGGGGTGATTGGCTTTACAGTCGAAAGCGGTGAATTGTCCACGGGGAACTTTGTTGGTTTTAATACGCTTTATACTAATTTTTTCCAAAACGCGACTCATTTTGCTTATGCGTTGATTGGGCTGTTGCCTGTGGTCAGTTTGTGGCGACAAGTGGAACCGATCTTACAAACGCCCTTGGAAGTCAGTCCTCAGAGTTATGATCCTGGCCAACTTCAGGGTGCAGTTCAAGTTGTACAGGTCTGTTATCGCTATCAGCCTGATGCTCCATTAACACTGAATCAAATTAACTTGGAAGCTCGGCCGGGAGAATTTATAGCCCTAGTCGGCCCCTCTGGGTCAGGAAAATCTACTCTATTTCGCTTACTCCTCGGCTTTGATCAACCGGAAACGGGAGGTATTTTCTATGACGGTCAAGAACTGAGCCAGTTAGATTTACCCTTAGTTCGCCGCCAAATTGGCCTTGTACTTCAACACTCCCGTCTTTTACCAGGTTCGATTTTTGAAAATATTGCCTGTGGGGAAACAATTAGTCGTGACCAGGCCTGGGAGGTCTTGGAGCAAGCCAATTTAGCCAAGGAAGTGAGCGAGTTACCAATGCAACTTGAAACCCGAATTAGTGAAGGCGGTGGAAATTTTTCAGGGGGACAGATTCAACGGCTTTTAATTGCGCGAGCATTAGCCCACAACCCGAAAATTCTCCTGTTTGATGAAGCGACAAGCGCCCTTGATAACCAGACTCAGGCCTTGATTACGGCAACGCTTAACCAACTCCAAATAACACGGATTATTGTTGCCCATCGCCTCAGTACCATTCGCCAAGCCCAGCGCATTTACGTCCTAGAGCAGGGGCAAATTCTTCAAGTCGGGACATTTGAGGAGTTAGTCTCTCAGCCAGGCCTATTTGCCAACTTAGCCCGCCGTCAACTTGTTTAA
- a CDS encoding NHLP bacteriocin system secretion protein has protein sequence MSSEAPPSKLTFRAKALENLSSSDLFRQRLNVYHLTPWFALSVLGTMVLGLLAWGIFGRIPVTVDGQGIILRPREERGKPPEISFFAASGEGRISQILVQEGDAVSSGELLGEIEQPDLAFQLENKQRELQELVNQQKSLRGLEQESTSLSERAILIKKETTQAEIESLRERATFIKTRKLTSLSVQQQGLRQQQQRMQALAQLQENKVLQTEPLVKEGAISQSAFIQIKEEAIRTENNVSEITSNLERVNVEIVTANEEYDSTQERIANLKAQLDELDGQLINVDLQDQTRTTERTLKIQSIKGELQVLQATFRQRSQIRSPHTGTILDMFASVGQIVQVGTPIGQIQVAGTQGPSLTALLYFTPGDGKRITPNMKVSVTPDTVKREEYGGIQGQVLSVSPYPVSELSAQEFTGDKTLAEALTDKGRKIEVFVALETDPNTKSGYRWTASQGPNFKITSGSIATAAVTLEENSPISYVLPILRQWTGLY, from the coding sequence ATGTCATCAGAAGCCCCACCTTCCAAGCTCACCTTCCGAGCCAAAGCCTTAGAAAACCTCTCTAGCTCAGATCTATTCCGTCAACGCTTAAATGTTTATCACCTCACCCCTTGGTTTGCCCTGTCTGTTCTGGGAACAATGGTGTTGGGGCTGCTGGCCTGGGGGATATTTGGGCGGATTCCTGTAACCGTGGATGGCCAAGGAATTATTCTCCGACCTCGCGAAGAGCGCGGTAAACCTCCGGAAATTAGCTTTTTTGCTGCATCGGGGGAGGGACGCATTTCCCAAATTCTTGTCCAAGAGGGAGATGCAGTGAGTTCCGGGGAGTTGCTGGGAGAAATTGAACAACCTGACCTAGCCTTTCAATTAGAAAATAAGCAACGGGAGCTGCAAGAATTAGTCAATCAGCAGAAATCCCTCAGGGGCCTGGAACAGGAATCCACAAGCCTCAGCGAGCGGGCAATTCTCATTAAAAAAGAAACAACCCAAGCCGAAATTGAATCCCTCCGAGAGCGAGCTACTTTTATCAAAACCCGCAAGCTCACGTCATTATCTGTTCAACAACAGGGATTAAGACAACAACAACAACGGATGCAAGCACTGGCTCAGTTACAAGAAAACAAAGTCTTACAGACGGAACCGTTGGTTAAGGAAGGGGCAATCTCTCAATCAGCGTTTATTCAAATTAAAGAAGAAGCTATTCGCACTGAAAATAATGTCTCAGAAATCACTTCCAATTTAGAACGGGTTAATGTCGAAATTGTCACAGCCAATGAAGAATACGACAGCACCCAAGAGCGAATTGCCAATCTCAAGGCCCAACTGGATGAATTGGACGGACAACTCATCAATGTAGATTTACAAGATCAAACCCGAACTACAGAACGCACGCTTAAAATTCAGTCTATTAAAGGAGAACTCCAAGTCCTCCAGGCCACCTTCCGGCAACGCAGTCAAATCCGTAGCCCCCACACTGGCACAATTTTGGATATGTTTGCTTCAGTCGGTCAAATCGTCCAAGTGGGAACTCCGATTGGTCAAATTCAAGTAGCTGGCACCCAAGGCCCTTCCTTAACAGCATTGCTCTACTTCACACCTGGAGACGGTAAACGAATTACTCCCAACATGAAGGTCTCTGTCACGCCTGACACTGTGAAACGGGAAGAATATGGCGGTATTCAAGGACAAGTCTTATCGGTTTCTCCCTATCCTGTTAGCGAACTCTCAGCTCAGGAATTTACAGGCGACAAAACCCTAGCCGAGGCTCTCACGGACAAGGGGCGAAAAATTGAGGTTTTTGTGGCCCTAGAAACTGACCCCAACACGAAAAGTGGCTATCGCTGGACTGCTTCTCAAGGGCCTAACTTCAAAATTACCTCTGGCTCTATTGCCACAGCCGCCGTCACCTTAGAGGAAAACTCCCCAATTAGTTACGTTTTGCCAATTTTGCGCCAGTGGACAGGACTGTACTAA
- a CDS encoding NHLP family bacteriocin export ABC transporter peptidase/permease/ATPase subunit, with the protein MSAPISTPTILQMEAVECGAAALGIILGFHRCYVPLAELRQACGVSRNGSNAANIVKAASRYGLDAKGYRLELTSTQKLTPPFIAFWEFNHFVVVEGFGKDQVYLNDPAVGRRQISLDEFDRSFTGIVLTFTPQPTFQPRGHAPSIWPSLWRRLRQSRASLELLYLVLVGFLLTIPGLVIAIFSKLFVENILIENHLNWLRPFLLLIALVAALNLSLTFWQSQALRRLRTRLAIQLSSQFIEHILCLPASYYEQRSAGEIGSRVSLNNTVANVLSGELAKTVIDSVMMIVYGLVMFTYSVPLTLIAIGLAGVNALGLRWFARQRQDTNLRLGLELGRAMSTTITGLQAIETIKGSGLETFFFNRWAGLYTKAINSQQELAIPTQTISILPSALSSLTNMTLIVVGGIQAMRGEMSIGMLVAYQALMQLFLEPINRLVLMSSSIQELYGDIARLDDVLDNPIPPGQDFFQFASPTTLQSLETQSPPNSMAKLEGQLTLKNITFGYSPIDPPLIQNFNLTLAPGERVALVGGSGSGKSTIAKLILGVYQPWQGSILFDEQPKLDIPRAVLHHSIGYVSQDSVIFSGTVQDNITLWDHTLTDTDIIQASIDAMIHPKIMTLPAGYQTQLLEGGMNLSGGERQRLEIARALVRNPSLCIFDEATSALDANVEEQIMQCLQIRGLTCLFIAHRLSTIRDCDQIIVMEQGQIVESGTHQALWEAKGLYHRMLSAQSVEDYTQD; encoded by the coding sequence ATGTCTGCCCCTATCAGTACACCCACTATTCTCCAAATGGAAGCTGTCGAATGTGGCGCTGCGGCATTAGGCATTATTTTAGGATTTCATCGCTGCTATGTTCCCCTGGCTGAATTGCGCCAGGCCTGTGGGGTGTCTCGGAATGGTAGTAACGCCGCCAATATTGTCAAAGCTGCATCTCGCTATGGATTGGATGCGAAAGGCTATCGCTTAGAATTAACCTCTACCCAGAAACTGACTCCTCCCTTTATTGCCTTTTGGGAATTTAATCATTTTGTGGTGGTGGAAGGCTTTGGCAAAGACCAAGTGTATCTTAATGATCCCGCTGTTGGACGGCGACAGATTAGCCTGGATGAGTTTGATCGTTCCTTCACCGGCATTGTTCTCACCTTTACACCTCAGCCAACCTTTCAACCCCGTGGCCATGCCCCCAGTATTTGGCCCAGCTTGTGGCGGCGATTGCGGCAAAGTCGGGCGAGTCTGGAGTTGCTTTATTTAGTCCTAGTCGGCTTCCTTTTAACCATTCCGGGTCTAGTCATTGCTATTTTCTCTAAACTCTTTGTTGAAAATATTCTCATTGAAAACCACCTAAATTGGTTGCGGCCATTCTTGTTGTTAATTGCCCTGGTTGCGGCCCTCAATTTATCCCTTACCTTTTGGCAATCCCAGGCCCTGAGGCGTTTACGCACCCGTTTAGCCATTCAATTATCCAGTCAGTTTATTGAGCATATTCTCTGTTTACCCGCCAGTTACTATGAGCAGCGTTCCGCCGGAGAAATTGGCAGTCGCGTCAGTTTGAATAATACGGTTGCTAATGTTCTATCTGGTGAACTAGCCAAAACAGTGATTGATAGCGTCATGATGATTGTCTATGGCCTGGTCATGTTTACCTACAGTGTCCCGTTAACCTTAATTGCCATCGGCCTGGCTGGCGTGAATGCGCTGGGATTACGCTGGTTTGCCCGGCAACGTCAAGATACTAATTTACGGCTGGGGTTAGAACTCGGTCGGGCGATGTCTACAACCATTACTGGATTGCAAGCGATTGAAACCATCAAGGGATCGGGCCTGGAAACTTTCTTCTTTAATCGTTGGGCCGGCCTTTATACCAAAGCCATTAACTCTCAACAAGAACTTGCGATTCCCACCCAAACCATTAGTATCTTGCCTTCTGCCCTTAGCTCCCTCACTAATATGACCCTGATTGTCGTTGGTGGTATTCAGGCCATGCGGGGAGAAATGAGCATTGGAATGTTAGTTGCCTATCAAGCCCTAATGCAGCTATTCCTCGAACCCATTAACCGCCTCGTCTTGATGAGCAGTAGTATTCAGGAACTCTATGGGGATATTGCCCGCCTGGATGATGTCTTAGACAATCCCATTCCACCCGGTCAAGACTTTTTTCAATTTGCCAGTCCTACCACTCTTCAATCTCTAGAGACTCAATCCCCTCCCAACTCAATGGCAAAATTAGAGGGGCAATTAACACTTAAAAACATTACCTTTGGTTATAGCCCGATTGACCCACCCCTGATTCAAAACTTCAATCTAACCCTAGCTCCCGGCGAACGAGTTGCCCTAGTTGGCGGATCCGGGTCGGGGAAAAGCACAATTGCCAAACTGATCCTAGGAGTCTATCAACCTTGGCAAGGCAGTATTTTATTTGATGAACAGCCAAAGTTAGACATTCCCCGCGCCGTCCTCCATCACTCTATAGGCTATGTCTCCCAAGACAGCGTGATTTTCTCTGGGACTGTTCAAGACAACATTACCCTTTGGGATCACACTCTGACAGATACCGATATTATCCAGGCCAGCATTGATGCCATGATCCACCCCAAGATTATGACCCTCCCTGCCGGATACCAAACTCAACTGCTTGAAGGGGGCATGAATCTCAGTGGGGGAGAACGCCAACGCCTAGAAATTGCTCGAGCCTTAGTCCGCAATCCTTCCCTGTGCATTTTTGATGAGGCCACCAGTGCCCTTGATGCCAATGTTGAGGAGCAAATTATGCAATGCCTCCAAATTCGGGGTTTAACCTGCTTATTCATTGCCCATCGCTTGAGCACGATCCGGGACTGTGATCAGATTATTGTCATGGAACAAGGCCAGATCGTTGAGTCAGGAACCCACCAAGCATTATGGGAAGCCAAGGGGTTGTATCATCGGATGCTTTCTGCCCAAAGTGTTGAAGACTATACTCAAGATTAG
- a CDS encoding transposase family protein — MSHDIYKLICQKPKDCKRLMGVNFEQLEELIEHCKRLHQIKQEEIENQKKRVIRAGGGQSPILTLENQIILTLLYLRHYLTFQLLGLMFHVSESTAHNVFNYWQILLEEGLSPSLLEQVKKYPEAGAETLAKLVNQELVIDSTEQVIERPSSYQEQKRTYSGKRKNFTLKNQLIVSPVTLDIIDVVVGMPGRISDISIWRNSRTRFTLEQFFMGDKAYVGERQIKTPTKKPKNGELTRQEKEDNKSFSARRIIVEHLIRFVKIFRIMQERFRLPISRYDSIFLTVCGLVRLRLGCLELRLVKH; from the coding sequence ATGAGTCATGACATCTACAAATTGATTTGTCAGAAACCAAAAGACTGTAAACGCTTGATGGGTGTTAACTTTGAGCAACTAGAAGAGCTGATCGAACATTGTAAAAGATTGCATCAGATAAAACAAGAGGAGATTGAGAACCAGAAGAAACGAGTGATTCGAGCGGGCGGTGGTCAGTCTCCTATCTTGACCCTAGAAAACCAAATTATCTTAACGCTACTCTATCTCAGACATTATTTAACTTTTCAACTGCTTGGTTTGATGTTTCACGTCAGCGAGTCCACTGCTCATAATGTCTTTAACTATTGGCAAATACTCCTGGAGGAAGGACTATCACCTAGTCTTTTAGAACAAGTAAAAAAGTACCCGGAGGCTGGGGCTGAAACTCTGGCCAAATTAGTCAATCAAGAGTTAGTGATAGATAGCACAGAACAAGTCATAGAGCGACCTTCGAGCTATCAGGAGCAGAAGCGTACATATTCTGGCAAAAGGAAGAATTTCACTTTAAAAAATCAGTTAATTGTAAGTCCTGTGACTTTAGATATTATTGATGTGGTCGTGGGGATGCCAGGTCGGATAAGTGATATTAGTATCTGGCGAAACAGTCGAACTCGCTTTACCCTAGAGCAGTTCTTTATGGGAGATAAAGCTTATGTGGGAGAGAGACAAATTAAAACACCAACGAAAAAGCCTAAGAATGGAGAATTAACGCGTCAAGAGAAAGAAGATAACAAATCGTTTTCAGCACGACGTATTATCGTAGAACATTTGATTCGTTTTGTGAAAATATTTAGGATTATGCAAGAGCGATTCCGACTTCCAATATCTCGATATGATTCAATTTTTCTAACTGTTTGTGGACTAGTGAGATTGCGATTGGGCTGTTTAGAGTTGAGATTAGTTAAACATTAA